The DNA sequence TGGCGGTAGTGAGCCAGGCAGACTGCGGCGACATCACGGCCGATTTCATCGGCGAGGTGCCGGCGGTTGAAGAAACGGTACAGACGGGTTGGCGTGGAGAGGAAGCCTAACAGGTGAGGTTCCCTCACCGGAGCGACGGGGGAGAATTCATTGGGGATGgaagatgggaggggggaggaggggtaaTCGGCTGGTGTGTTGTAGGGACGGGGTTGAGGCGGTCGCTTGGGTTTGgattcctcctctttcttcttttcctcctcttccttcttcttgtcctcttCTGACTTCTCGCTGTCGGATTCGGCTGTGGGGAGTGGCTctgggatggggagtggagggGCGGTTAAGGGACCGAGCCAGCCTTCGTGTAATCCTCTGAGGTATTCCTTCCATGTGTGCCTGCCAATGACGATGTCGCCCTTGATACCGTCGTAGTCTTTAATCCCGCGGATCTTGCGGTGAGCAGCGATGATTTCCTCCTTTGTGGGCTCGTCAGGGAGCTCGGGCTCAACCTCGCCGGAGTCGACTTGCctgcggtggcggcggatCTTCTCGGCAGTGTAGGCGCGGACGTCGCCGTCTCGTCGACCTTGGACAAACTCCCAGTCGAGGccggaggcggcgaggatgggcTTGACGTACTCAGTGTAGTGGTCTTGGGCGGTGCGGAGGCCGTCGCCGGGGGGAGCGGAGAGATAGATGGTGATCTTGCGGAGCTCGGAGAGGGCATTGTGGCTAGGCAGGGGCTCCTTGGcgaggtgctcgacggcGTGTCTCCATTTCGCGATGGCCCGTTTCTTCTCGCGTTTGTCGTAGATGATGCCGGCAGTTATGGCGGTGGAAAGGGTCCAGAAGATCATCCAGTTTCGGGAAGGGAGCTTCTttgggagggcggggaggccCAGCATGCGGAGGGCCCGGTTTCTTTCGGGAGCTTTGGCAGCCTGAAACGTGGGAATTGTCAGTTGTGTGATCTTGCATTACCGTCTAGAGTGGAGATATTCCATACTTTCTCGGCCACCTCAGCCGCCGACGGCtgcgctggtggtgttggttctGCCATGTGTGGAAGCTTTGTGGTGGTATATATTCAGAAGCACTATGAGCGCATTGGCCTTGACGCTGCCTCCAGTGGGCTTTTCAGTTGGACAAGAAACCAAGCAGTCTCAACAACTTGAAACTGGCAAGAAGGACACTGTCGAAGCCGGCTGTGGATTCCGTCAGCACGATACTGAGGTGCTCGCTGACGATATCGGTCCCTCACTGGAGTCAAATTTCCAGATGCTTTCTTATCGCGATAAGCCTGCCTTTGTGCACGGGCCACCATATGTGAGCTCATCGAGGTCCAAGCCAAGGACCAACCCAAGGACACCGAGGCCCTGCTACATTTTGAATATTGCATTGTATTCTCCGGAACCGACTTTATTTGTCAATATCGTCCAAACATGGCTATCTTCGATTCTCCTTTCAAACAGTTTCTTTCCTGCTCGTGGACAGTTTTGGTTTATTCTGTCGATACAGATCCTGTGTAAGTTAACTACTACGGAGTACTCAAAAGCGGATCGGCGGTGCGGCCCGGAGGAAACTCTCCAACTGTCTGTTCAAAGTCCCTAAATAACTGCCCAATATCGAACCTCTTTGTCGGTAAGCCCCGAGGCTGCAGGGCTTTCCGGGAAAATGCACATGGCCTAGCAAAGCATTGCTTGGCGAGCATCGGGGCAGCAGACTGATGGGTGAGCATTGTTTCGAAACCCGAATTGTAAACGCATCAGGGGCTCTGTGAGGCGAGCCCCTGAAAGCCCAGATGGAggatcaccaaccccactTCTTCAGAGCTTCAACTGCCCGCCAGGCCACACAGAGGGAGCTCTGATTGCACGATGCCAGCCGTGTGATATGCTGTGTAGCGCCAGAAGGGGGAAGTAAACGCAGCAGTGATGAAGAATCGTCGGAGCTGTTGATCCAGTCATTCATCCAACTTCACATATCCCCTCCAAGAGTCGGAGTCCCTGCCAGAATCCAGTGTCCAGTGTCCTAGCGTCTGATACCCCTCTTTGGCGCCTTCCTCAGGGCCAGCCTGCCAAATAATTTATTGTGAGGCACAGCGGTACACAATTATTTTACATCCCGTGTTTCTCAACGGTCGAGTCTTGAGCTTGGCCTAACCTCACCGACATCCATACCTACATAAACAAGGTGACTCTGCtggcacaacaacaacatcaacagcttTCATCATCTGTCTTCCAGATGGTTGCCACGTCTGGAAACAGCTCGACAAGAGACCATCCCCAACGCTAGTGTTGCACCCTGTCTGCCCCACCACTCGAGCGACCGCCCAGTGATCCGAGTCCACTCCCGTTTCCTCTCGCACGGTAACCTCCCCCCAGCGCCAGAGTGCCACCGCTCGACCCGACCCTTTGTCTTGTCCCGAGAAAAAGCAAAGCTCCCTTTTCATCTGCGACCCCTTTTTGCGAAAACACCATCCGGCACCTTCCTGTCGACAGTCTCTAGGAACTAGCAGTTGATCTGCCAGAGTCTACCGCCAGCAAGCCAGAGCGAGCAGAGCAACCCTGCCGAGTTGGGTGCGCCCCCTATCTTCGATCGCCGAACCCGAACCCTTActatccatccatcacgaCATCTTGACAACACACACGCGCCGCCACGATGGATAACCAAGGTAACCGTCTCTACCTGAACTTCGGgaacaataacaacaacaacaacaccgatCGCCTCGCCGCCTCCGATCGCACGCAGTatcccaccactccctccaccttcccccaGCCCGTCTTCCCAACCGGCCCCTCTGGTCAGACGCCGACCCCCCAGCAGGCCCAGCAAGGTTACCCGCAAGGCTATGCTTCTAACAACTACTACAATCCTAACCAGTATGCCCCTCACTACCCTTCCCATCTTGCTTCCCAGGTCCAGAACTACAACTCTCCTAGACCAGGTTATGGACAGGCCCGCTCAACTACTCCTGGCTCTAGTAACGATCCCAACGCTGGACTGGCCCATCAATTTGCCCACCAGAACCTAGGCGGTGCCGGCAGACCGCAGAACTACAGTGCCCGTGGCCCTTCTCCAGGACAGCGCCCCCGTACGGCTAACAGCCAGGGCCAGCAGCCTGGCTACGGCAGCTACTTGAACGCGCCCCCGATGCCTTCGCAGAACTCTGGGCTCGAGTTTGCCCCCGCCCCCGAGCGGAACCCGGACAAATACGGCCCCAatgccaacaacaaccagaaGAAGTGCTCCCAATTGGCCTCGGATTTCTTCAAGGACAGTGTCAAGCGGGCTCGTGAGCGGAACCAAAGGTAGGCAGTGTGCTGAGTGAGACGGGTGGATGAAGCTAATCACGTCGGTGCAGACAAAGCGAGATGGAACAGAAGCTGAACGAGACCACGGATCCACGCCGCCGGGAATCCATATGGGCGACTGGAGGCAGAAAGGAGGGCCAGTacctccgcttcctccgAACCAAGGACAAGCCCGAGAACTataacaccatcaagattaTCGGCAAGGGTGCTTTCGGTGAGGTGAAGCTGGTTCAGAAGAAGTCGGACGGCAAGGTTTATGCCATGAAGAGCTTGATCAAGACGGAAATGTTCAAGAAGGACCAGCTTGCGCACGTTCGCGCCGAGCGTGATATTCTTGCCGAATCAGACAGTCCCTGGGTCGTCAAGCTCTACACGACCTTTCAAGATGCCAACTTCCTCTACATGCTCATGGAGTTCTTGCCCGGTGGCGATCTTATGACCATGTTGATCAAGTACGAAATCTTTTCCGAGGATATCACACGGTTCTACATTGCCGAGATTGTGTTGGCTATTGAGGCTGTCCATAAGTTAGGCTTCATTCACAGGTGTGTTCTTTTTGCTGGAGTCGTAACGGCGTTTGGATACTGACAGATGCTTCAGAGATATCAAGCCAGACAACATACTCCTCGACAGGGGTGGTCACGTCAAGCTGACGGATTTCGGTCTATCGACTGGTTTCCACAAGCTCCACGACAACAACTACTATGCGCAGCTTCTGACGGGCAAGTCCAACAAGCCTCGCGACAACAGAAACTCGATTGCCATTGACCAGATTAACTTGACGGTCAGCAACCGCTCCCAGATCAATGACTGGAGGCGGTCGAGGAGACTGATGGCGTACTCCACTGTTGGTACTCCCGATTACATTGCCCCTGAAATCTTCACGGGTAACGGTTACTCTTTCGACTGCGATTGGTGGTCCCTAGGTACCATCATGTTCGAGTGCTTGGTTGGGTGGCCCCCTTTCTGTGCCGAGGATAGTCATGACACATACCGCAAGATTGTCAACTGGAGACAGTCGCTGTACTTCCCCGACGACATTCAGCTCAAGCCTGATGCTGAGAACCTGATCAGAAGGCATGTTAGATTGGCTGAATTCATGTCTGGTACATTGCTAACACACTCCGTAGCTTGATCTGCAACACCGAGAACCGTCTGGGCCGTGGTGGGTCTGATGAGATCAAGCGTCACCCCTTCTTCTATGGTGTTGAGTTTGAGAGCTTGCGCAGGATTAGGGCGCCTTTCGAGCCCCGCCTCACCTCCAACATTGATACCACCTATTTCCCCACGGACGAGATCGACCAGACCGACAACGCCACGTTGATCAAGGCTGCCCAGGCCGCTAGAGGCGCCGCGGCCAGCCAACAGCAGGAGGAAAGCCCAGAGATGAGCTTACCATTCATTGGATACACGTTCAAGCGGTTCGATAACAACTTCCGGTGATTGGGGAATTCTGGTGTCTAGTTGGGAAAGCGTATTCTGAGGTAGGGCATAATTATTGCTggcagagaagaagagcttTAGTTGGTGATGCAAATCTACAATCAGTTAACCCGatgggggaaaaaaaaaagaggaggttgggtttgCCTTGCTTTTGTGGTCATcgaaaaaagaggaaagtGAGACTTGTTGGCTCTGATGTACGCTCTGAACTGCATGTCTGTTTATTGTTGTGTACATAGTTGCATATCTACGCAAGCTGGGGGgtttgagaggggggatgtaGGCATGGTACAGACAGCTGTCATGGGATCATCTCGGAGAGATGGATGTCTGTAGCTGAGCAATCCCATTGCCTGTGCAGGCAAGCCCTTGGCAGTGATGAATGTACCAAGTCGAATTGTCCATGAATTGCAGTCTCATTATGAAGGGTATCTATCATTGACTCGGTACGCGCCTGGAACACAGTCCGCTAATATCCCCTTTGCGGTGTGTTAGCCTAGAGAACGACGAGGCGTGTGGTTTCTTGAGGCCTTACAGCTTGCTCAAATTGGTGTCTTGCTTATTTCTCTCAACCTCCTGGACTGCCACTGCTTCGTCTGTGTGCCCTCATCCTTTGCTGGCTTTCAAACAGTCGATTTTCGCCATGATACGCCGCTTATTTTCGAATCCATACTTCCTCCGCATCGTCTCTCTACCGCCTCCCCGTCAAGCCCGGCGCGGCATTgaacctctcctctctctccgtCATAAACATGATCTGCACCCAATACTCCTTGCTATCCGGATCCCAAAACTCAAACTGCCTCCCGTCCTCCCTCTTGTCCAGCTCCCTGGCAGGAATCTTGAACCCGCAGGTTTCGTACGGTTCCGCCGCGACAAGAAGATACTGAAAATTCCTAtccggctcctccaccctctgcGTAAAGGCACTCATGACCTGCCACTTGGGCGTAACTCCCACCCCGATATCCGGATACTGCAGCTGAAACAGCAAGCCCTGCTGTCTCGTGATCGGATCTCTGACCTTTGTGATTTTGTACCCCGGCCTCCCAATCTTGACAACATTCTTCCTCggcccaccagcaccaagacCCAAGGCAGCAAAGCCGGCGCCGACGACTCCGACAGGTAAGCCGGTAGTGGGATCGATTTCCCCTTTGCCCTCTTTTTGTTCCCTGGCGGCGCGGCGGGCGAGGTTGGTCTGGT is a window from the Podospora pseudocomata strain CBS 415.72m chromosome 6, whole genome shotgun sequence genome containing:
- the CBK1 gene encoding Serine/threonine-protein kinase (EggNog:ENOG503NVS6; COG:T), which produces MDNQGNRLYLNFGNNNNNNNTDRLAASDRTQYPTTPSTFPQPVFPTGPSGQTPTPQQAQQGYPQGYASNNYYNPNHNDPNAGLAHQFAHQNLGGAGRPQNYSARGPSPGQRPRTANSQGQQPGYGSYLNAPPMPSQNSGLEFAPAPERNPDKYGPNANNNQKKCSQLASDFFKDSVKRARERNQRQSEMEQKLNETTDPRRRESIWATGGRKEGQYLRFLRTKDKPENYNTIKIIGKGAFGEVKLVQKKSDGKVYAMKSLIKTEMFKKDQLAHVRAERDILAESDSPWVVKLYTTFQDANFLYMLMEFLPGGDLMTMLIKYEIFSEDITRFYIAEIVLAIEAVHKLGFIHRCVLFAGVVTAFGY
- the TIM54 gene encoding mitochondrial import inner membrane translocase subunit tim54 (COG:U; BUSCO:EOG09263XVS; EggNog:ENOG503NZTX), translating into MAEPTPPAQPSAAEVAEKAAKAPERNRALRMLGLPALPKKLPSRNWMIFWTLSTAITAGIIYDKREKKRAIAKWRHAVEHLAKEPLPSHNALSELRKITIYLSAPPGDGLRTAQDHYTEYVKPILAASGLDWEFVQGRRDGDVRAYTAEKIRRHRRQVDSGEVEPELPDEPTKEEIIAAHRKIRGIKDYDGIKGDIVIGRHTWKEYLRGLHEGWLGPLTAPPLPIPEPLPTAESDSEKSEEDKKKEEEEKKKEEESKPKRPPQPRPYNTPADYPSSPLPSSIPNEFSPVAPVREPHLLGFLSTPTRLYRFFNRRHLADEIGRDVAAVCLAHYRHFSEQSGEDQKYEQEEVLAFEEKDWIKSLWKEAGDEPEHVKEREKAGITEVVRARPLVLDPRIAERMRRFELSKEDVERVAKIVVPEEEIEGWTKGKFRQLYRWGKGKVMGEEKRSNVEDVD
- the sap62 gene encoding CWF complex protein sap62 (COG:A; BUSCO:EOG092653YS; EggNog:ENOG503NVSR), with the protein product MDYQNRAGSKFGGGGVASHSATNADRRERLRKLALEQIDLDKDPYIFKNHLGSFECRLCLTVHQNDGSYLAHTQGKKHQTNLARRAAREQKEGKGEIDPTTGLPVGVVGAGFAALGLGAGGPRKNVVKIGRPGYKITKVRDPITRQQGLLFQLQYPDIGVGVTPKWQVMSAFTQRVEEPDRNFQYLLVAAEPYETCGFKIPARELDKREDGRQFEFWDPDSKEYWVQIMFMTEREERFNAAPGLTGRR